CCGCTCTTCCCGATTTTCCGGATCGCGAGACGCGAGTCCGCCGGCCGGCGGAAAAGCGCGGGGGAAGCGCCGCTCGAAACGGGAGTCACCTTGACCTCCTCGAGGCCGGCGGCGGAGAAGATCATTCGTGCGAACTCCATCCACGAACAACCCGGGGGAGAGACCACGTGGTATACGCCGGGCGCCGGGGGATCGGTTGACAAGGTCGCAAGCTGGCGGGCCAGGTCCTTCGAATAGGTCGGGCAGCAGAACACATCGGAGACGACGTCCACTTTTCCTCGCGTGCGCCCAAGATGAAGCATGGTTTCGACGAAGTTCCGGCCGCCCGGTTTCGCCCGGCACGGGTTGCTCCCGAACAGGCCCGTCGTTCGCAGGATGTACGTCTGTTCCCACTCGGCCAGCGCCAGATATTCGCCCGCCAGTTTCGTGGCGCCGTATATCATCATCGGCCCGGTCAGGTCGTCTTCCTCGTACGGTTCCCCCTTGCGTCCGTCGAACACATAATCGGTGCTGATATGGAAAAAACCGGCCCCGTTCGCCCGGCAGGCGCGGGCGACGTAACGGGGGCCCAGCGTGTTGACCTCGAAGGCCGTGTGCGGGCGCTTTTCGCAAGTGGGCACGTCATGGAACGCCGACAGGTTTATAACGACGTCGGGTTTGATCCGGGAGATTCTTTCGCTCACCCGGGTTTCGTCGGTGA
This Deltaproteobacteria bacterium DNA region includes the following protein-coding sequences:
- the rfbD gene encoding dTDP-4-dehydrorhamnose reductase — encoded protein: MRVLVIGAEGQLGKDVLAELGPLVADAPPHADLDITDETRVSERISRIKPDVVINLSAFHDVPTCEKRPHTAFEVNTLGPRYVARACRANGAGFFHISTDYVFDGRKGEPYEEDDLTGPMMIYGATKLAGEYLALAEWEQTYILRTTGLFGSNPCRAKPGGRNFVETMLHLGRTRGKVDVVSDVFCCPTYSKDLARQLATLSTDPPAPGVYHVVSPPGCSWMEFARMIFSAAGLEEVKVTPVSSGASPALFRRPADSRLAIRKIGKSGRSVMRPLKEAIEDYMRRRD